Genomic DNA from Blastocatellia bacterium:
CTCAGGAGGAGCTGGGTCGAGCATCTTTCATCCCTGACCCATTTCGGCAGAACCTCAAAGTGACAAAGCCTCAGACGCGGAGCGATTCACTGCAGGCCGTCACCGCTCGAGAACAGGTAACCGTCAAGGAGGAATTTCTGCGAAGCTCATCCCCGCTCTCTGCCATCATCATGAGTTGTGCGTCTCCGCAAACACGCGGTGAGCCACGGTCAATCCCTCCCAGGCGGCTGGGAACCCGGCGTAAGGGGCAATGTGTAGCAGCGTCTCGACGATCTCCTGCTCAGTGGCTCCGTTTCTCAACGCCATGCGGATGTTCAGCTCAAGTCCCTGGGGACGCCCGAGCGCCGTGAGCACCGCAATAGTCACCAGACTCTTCGTCCGCCGATCTAACCGGGGACGACTCCAGATCTCGCCGGAGAGGAATTCAACGACATACTGTTCGAAGTCGGGTGACATCCGTCGCCAGGCGGCGCGCGTTTCTTCCGCCCGCTCGCGTCCGAGCATTTCCTCGAGCAATCGTTCCCCTCTCTGAAATCGTTCTGAGTTACTCATCACCTCACTTCCTCCCTCAATAACGGGACTCTCATCGCACATTCGGCCGCGGGGCCGACGACTCCGATGAGAGAAACGGCACGCAGCACTCGCCCTGATCGCCTCAGAAGTCCCGTCCTCTGAAACGCGTCTCCTCCCAACCTGTCAGAGTCCATACCCGGCGGTGACGTCGAAGATGGCTCCGGTGATATTGTTTCCATCGTCCGAAGCGAGAAAGAGGATCAGGGCGGCGACATCGCGTTCCTCGACCATCCGGCGCAAGGCGGTGCGTTCGACAAATTGACGGGTCGTCTCTTCGATTGAGAGGCCGGTCTGGCGGGCTCGCATTTCGATCACATGGCGCATGCGCTCCCCGGCCACCGGACCGGGACAGATGGCATTGACCTGAATATTGTACTCGCCGACCTCGGCGGCCAGTGTTCGGGTGAGCATGAGCAATCCTGCTTTGGAAACGGCATAGGGAGCCCGCAGAGGATAGGCCCGCCGCCCGCCAATCGAA
This window encodes:
- a CDS encoding carboxymuconolactone decarboxylase family protein: MSNSERFQRGERLLEEMLGRERAEETRAAWRRMSPDFEQYVVEFLSGEIWSRPRLDRRTKSLVTIAVLTALGRPQGLELNIRMALRNGATEQEIVETLLHIAPYAGFPAAWEGLTVAHRVFAETHNS